In a single window of the Candidatus Zixiibacteriota bacterium genome:
- a CDS encoding tetratricopeptide repeat protein, with translation MMKKSGLLLIAVLTVMTALMVGCTKQSAENVPITTTSQEAREAYLAGRDLQEKLRIVDSRPYFEQALKLDPDFAMAHMEYAVAVGTNKGFFEHLNKAVAQVDKVSEGERLMILAFKAGSDNDQASTQEYLQQLVELHPNDPRALIRLANFYFGGQNYERAIRFYVRVLELDSTYSTPYNQMGYAYRALSRFDAAERAFKKYIELIPDDPNPYDSYAELLMKMGKYDESIEMYEKALAQNSEFNFSHIGIATNLCFKDEYDKARERLQTHMVDGTTDVGARRQGYNAIAVTYAYERRFEEAIAALHSQYELAEEGWDVGAMAADLTSMGGVFLEAGEPDKARKVYKKALKLIENSELSKPVKKNSERLYQFLSSRIALMKKDLATAKAKARAYQKEAQALENNGLITNAHQLMAIIALEEKMYGRAIEELTRADQQSPYTHFRMMLAYQGLNDHERAKEMCVRVAEFNSVNSLSYAFVRNRAREILATQYADETT, from the coding sequence ATGATGAAAAAGTCCGGATTACTACTGATAGCGGTTTTAACCGTAATGACAGCACTGATGGTGGGCTGCACCAAACAGTCGGCTGAAAACGTGCCGATAACAACTACGTCGCAGGAAGCACGCGAGGCCTATCTTGCCGGGCGGGACTTACAGGAGAAACTGCGTATTGTAGATTCCCGGCCCTACTTTGAGCAAGCGCTCAAGCTTGATCCGGACTTTGCCATGGCTCACATGGAGTATGCAGTTGCGGTCGGGACTAACAAGGGTTTCTTCGAGCATCTGAATAAGGCTGTGGCGCAGGTGGACAAAGTGTCCGAGGGTGAGCGGCTGATGATCCTGGCTTTCAAAGCCGGCAGTGACAACGATCAGGCCTCAACACAGGAATACTTGCAGCAGTTGGTCGAGTTGCACCCCAACGATCCACGGGCGCTAATCAGGTTGGCCAATTTTTACTTCGGCGGCCAGAACTACGAGCGGGCTATCCGGTTCTATGTTCGCGTACTTGAATTAGACTCGACCTATTCGACACCATACAACCAGATGGGATATGCCTACCGGGCTTTGAGCCGCTTTGACGCCGCTGAAAGGGCTTTCAAGAAGTACATTGAGTTGATTCCGGATGATCCCAACCCTTACGACTCATACGCCGAACTGCTGATGAAAATGGGTAAGTATGATGAGTCTATAGAGATGTATGAAAAGGCGTTGGCGCAGAATTCGGAATTCAATTTCTCGCACATCGGGATTGCCACCAATCTCTGTTTCAAGGACGAATACGATAAGGCGAGGGAACGACTGCAGACGCATATGGTGGATGGGACCACTGATGTGGGCGCTCGTCGCCAAGGGTACAATGCTATAGCTGTTACTTATGCCTACGAGAGACGTTTCGAGGAGGCAATAGCTGCGCTTCACAGCCAATATGAGTTGGCCGAGGAGGGTTGGGACGTTGGTGCTATGGCCGCTGATCTGACATCTATGGGGGGTGTTTTTCTGGAAGCGGGTGAGCCGGATAAGGCGCGCAAAGTGTACAAAAAAGCGCTGAAGTTGATTGAGAACTCAGAGCTGTCCAAGCCGGTCAAGAAGAACAGCGAGCGGTTATACCAGTTTCTTTCGTCTCGCATTGCTCTTATGAAGAAGGACCTGGCCACCGCCAAAGCTAAAGCACGGGCGTATCAGAAAGAAGCTCAGGCCCTGGAAAACAACGGTTTGATAACCAACGCGCATCAGTTGATGGCGATAATTGCGCTTGAAGAGAAGATGTATGGGCGAGCCATTGAAGAACTGACGCGGGCCGACCAGCAGAGTCCCTATACCCATTTTCGCATGATGCTGGCTTATCAGGGGCTTAACGATCACGAAAGAGCTAAAGAGATGTGTGTGCGGGTGGCCGAGTTCAATTCGGTCAACAGCTTGAGTTATGCCTTCGTGCGGAATCGGGCTCGAGAGATTTTGGCTACCCAATACGCCGACGAGACGACTTAG
- a CDS encoding HAMP domain-containing histidine kinase — protein MFASSGKLLAVAVFTILLILAVNLAWWLFYDRTEQMLDQQLSRRLAAVAGTTALSLDPTTIDNLVIGDIEAWLRVNELLTEARNSDSLSEVFILDDNYTYLATTSTATDSVYFLAGLNAVYVDSLFYSETERPIVTQAYPSGSIILKSAFVPLFDELGSISAVLGIEASVDYFDAMADLKQNLYLSSAVSVLGGLLFGLLFILVQRRLNKAQQQLFMTETHAYLGRMVAVVAHEIKNPLMIIRASAERLAKKQKAPESEFVIEEVDRLNQIVSGYLDFAKGGRGGSALGDERLSEVDLHELCASIRRHFQDKYPDNEISWLPQSAGGNTAVTKKLVYQCHPRSLRQVILNLLINSADACLSASRPISVGLTAIDHNDTISITVSDQGPGMTKRELAHAFDPFFTTKLTGSGLGLYLSRKIVAEMDGVLDIVSSPGNGTQVIIRLPKMPSN, from the coding sequence ATGTTCGCCTCATCCGGAAAACTCCTGGCCGTGGCCGTATTCACAATACTCTTGATCCTGGCCGTCAACTTAGCCTGGTGGCTATTCTATGACCGCACCGAACAGATGCTCGACCAACAACTCAGCCGCCGCCTGGCCGCCGTGGCCGGCACCACCGCCCTGTCGCTGGACCCAACCACTATCGACAATCTTGTCATTGGTGACATCGAGGCATGGCTCCGGGTCAACGAACTCCTGACCGAAGCGCGCAATTCAGATTCCCTCTCCGAAGTCTTCATTCTCGATGACAACTACACCTATCTCGCCACCACCTCCACAGCCACCGACTCAGTCTACTTTCTGGCCGGATTAAACGCAGTTTATGTCGACTCACTGTTTTACAGCGAGACCGAACGACCTATCGTCACCCAAGCCTACCCCTCCGGGTCGATCATTCTGAAATCCGCTTTCGTGCCGCTTTTCGATGAACTAGGCAGCATCAGTGCAGTCCTCGGCATCGAGGCCAGCGTTGACTACTTCGACGCCATGGCCGATCTGAAACAGAATCTCTATCTGTCCAGCGCGGTCTCTGTTTTGGGTGGCCTCCTCTTCGGTCTTTTGTTCATACTGGTACAACGCCGCCTTAACAAGGCTCAGCAACAGCTGTTCATGACTGAGACCCACGCCTACCTCGGACGCATGGTGGCCGTGGTCGCACACGAGATCAAAAACCCGTTGATGATTATCCGGGCCTCGGCCGAACGACTGGCCAAAAAACAAAAAGCACCGGAGAGCGAGTTCGTGATCGAGGAAGTCGACCGTCTCAATCAGATCGTCAGTGGCTACCTTGACTTTGCCAAGGGGGGTAGAGGTGGTTCAGCCCTCGGCGACGAACGACTATCCGAGGTCGACCTGCACGAACTATGCGCGTCTATCCGCCGTCACTTTCAGGACAAATATCCCGACAACGAAATCAGTTGGCTGCCCCAAAGCGCTGGCGGCAATACCGCCGTCACCAAAAAACTGGTTTACCAGTGTCACCCGCGTTCGTTAAGGCAGGTGATTCTGAATCTGTTGATCAACTCGGCCGACGCCTGCCTCAGTGCATCCCGACCGATCAGCGTCGGCCTCACCGCCATAGATCATAACGACACTATCAGCATAACCGTAAGCGACCAGGGACCGGGCATGACCAAACGGGAACTGGCCCACGCCTTCGATCCTTTTTTCACCACTAAACTGACCGGCTCCGGATTGGGCTTGTATCTCAGCCGGAAAATCGTTGCCGAGATGGACGGTGTTTTGGATATTGTCAGCAGTCCGGGCAACGGCACTCAGGTGATCATCCGGCTGCCAAAAATGCCGAGTAATTGA
- a CDS encoding sigma-54 dependent transcriptional regulator: protein MANILVIDDEPKMTSLICGQLEDAGHQVTTSTQPKEALGLITEHSFDIVITDLSMPEVSGMEILDKALSKEGTQVVMMTAYGSAETAVEAMKKGAADYLLKPFSLDELEILVGKLADQQKQSALIDHLKKESQTAYTDFVGSSAATVAVKSDLAKVAATDTTVLLTGRSGTGKELAARMVHDLSTRQDQPFIAVNCAALTESLLESELFGHEKGAFTGAVARKRGRFELADKGSIFLDEIAETSSALQSKLLRVLEEKKLFRVGGVDPIDIDVRIIAATNRELKSEIEKGTFREDLYYRLNVFPIEMPGLSTRRDDIIELAQHFLTSLNYHHPDLSEPVRKLLMKYDWPGNIRELKNVIERATILAGGEPIDTEDFSLDIDDAPLVDSGTAGAGAAEGLETAEKIMILTALDRAEGNKTEAAKLLKISRRRLYSRMKVHDIKP from the coding sequence ATGGCCAACATTTTAGTAATCGATGACGAACCAAAAATGACCTCGCTGATCTGCGGCCAGCTTGAAGACGCCGGTCACCAGGTCACCACCAGTACACAGCCGAAAGAGGCGCTGGGTCTCATCACCGAACATTCGTTCGATATTGTTATCACCGACCTCTCTATGCCCGAGGTATCCGGTATGGAGATTCTCGACAAAGCACTCAGCAAAGAAGGCACTCAAGTTGTCATGATGACCGCTTACGGCTCAGCCGAGACGGCGGTGGAAGCGATGAAAAAGGGCGCCGCCGACTATCTGCTCAAACCCTTTTCGCTGGACGAACTTGAGATTCTGGTAGGCAAACTGGCTGACCAACAAAAACAGTCCGCGCTCATCGACCATCTCAAAAAAGAATCGCAAACGGCATACACCGACTTTGTCGGCTCTTCAGCTGCCACCGTGGCCGTCAAGAGCGACCTGGCCAAAGTAGCCGCCACCGACACCACCGTGCTGCTCACCGGACGCTCCGGCACCGGCAAAGAACTGGCTGCCCGCATGGTGCACGATCTGTCGACCCGCCAGGACCAGCCGTTCATCGCCGTCAACTGCGCCGCACTGACCGAGTCGCTTTTGGAGTCGGAACTGTTCGGACACGAGAAAGGCGCCTTCACCGGCGCCGTCGCCCGCAAGCGGGGACGATTCGAACTGGCCGACAAAGGCAGCATTTTTCTCGATGAAATCGCGGAAACCTCGTCAGCCTTGCAATCCAAACTGCTGCGCGTACTGGAAGAGAAAAAACTCTTCCGAGTAGGCGGCGTCGATCCTATCGACATCGATGTCCGAATCATAGCCGCCACCAACCGTGAGCTCAAAAGCGAAATCGAAAAAGGGACTTTTCGTGAAGATCTGTACTACCGACTGAATGTCTTCCCCATTGAAATGCCCGGGCTGTCGACACGTCGCGACGATATTATCGAACTGGCTCAACACTTTCTGACCTCTCTGAACTATCATCACCCCGACCTGTCTGAGCCGGTCCGGAAACTGCTTATGAAATACGATTGGCCAGGCAATATCCGTGAACTCAAAAACGTCATCGAACGAGCCACGATACTGGCCGGCGGTGAACCGATTGATACCGAAGATTTCTCGCTGGACATTGACGATGCTCCGTTGGTCGACTCGGGAACAGCCGGAGCCGGGGCCGCCGAGGGTTTGGAAACAGCCGAGAAAATCATGATTCTCACCGCTCTCGACCGCGCCGAAGGCAACAAAACCGAAGCAGCCAAACTGCTCAAAATAAGCCGACGCCGATTGTACAGCAGGATGAAAGTTCATGATATCAAACCATAG